In one Xiphophorus couchianus chromosome 17, X_couchianus-1.0, whole genome shotgun sequence genomic region, the following are encoded:
- the LOC114160644 gene encoding C-X-C chemokine receptor type 5-like: MASVTESPISFPNANCSTFVTSLLSCSHPSYVAAGVIAVLSCLLGIPTNVLMIVKLSSHLRGSSMTKRLIFNLALSDLLSLFCLVIAGAIFATGPRLTHGLCQLFFFVVLFCITSSSNILLLISVQRYYQILHRAKWEKVTRAWQRVLLSGVWVLGALLPLPLVLSLTEKTSGDAASDTSCRTKMIKPQAEAVHVAIVMSAQLVVLVFYVKLVRGVRKVQMSDKKKQKINRLFTRILAVSLIDFLPLFARVVAVAAHFTHSKTLSDVSRNLTSIEYLYFLNHCLNPLLYFFASRHQLRDREKKRKLFLMALNDSS, encoded by the exons ATGGCCTCTGTCACTGAATCGCCGATTTCCTTCCCAAACGCCAACTGCTCCACCTTTGTAACATCGCTGTTGTCCTGCAGCCATCCGTCGTACGTCGCTGCTGGCGTGATTGCTGTGCTCAGCTGCCTCCTGGGGATCCCGACTAACGTCCTCATGATCGTAAAACTCAGCAGCCATCTGCGAGGCTCCTCCATGACGAAGCGCCTCATCTTCAACTTGGCTCTGTCGGACCTCCTCTCGCTGTTCTGCTTGGTGATCGCCGGGGCCATTTTTGCCACCGGACCCCGTTTGACGCATGGGTTAtgtcaacttttctttttcgtCGTCTTATTCTGCATAACCTCCAGCTCCAACATCCTGCTGCTGATAAGCGTTCAACGTTACTACCAG ATTCTTCACCGTGCCAAGTGGGAAAAAGTGACCCGAGCATGGCAGCGGGTTTTACTCTCCGGTGTGTGGGTACTCGGGGCCCTGTTGCCTCTCCCGCTTGTGCTTTCGCTGACGGAGAAGACAAGCGGAGACGCCGCGTCCGACACGTCCTGTAGgacaaaaatgatcaaaccGCAAGCCGAGGCGGTCCACGTCGCCATAGTGATGTCGGCTCAACTTGTGGTGTTGGTGTTTTACGTAAAGCTTGTGAGAGGCGTCAGGAAGGTTCAGATGTCTgacaagaaaaagcaaaagatcAATAGACTGTTCACTCGGATCCTCGCGGTCTCTCTTATAGACTTTCTGCCTTTGTTTGCTCGCGTTGTGGCCGTTGCCGCCCATTTTACGCACTCAAAAACGTTGTCCGACGTCAGCAGGAATTTGACGTCCATCgagtatttgtactttttaaacCACTGCCTGAACCCCCTGCTGTATTTCTTTGCTTCTCGGCATCAGCtaagagacagagagaagaaaagaaagctcTTTCTCATGGCTCTTAATGACAGTTCTTAA